One genomic region from Blattabacterium cuenoti encodes:
- the rsfS gene encoding ribosome silencing factor encodes MLLKKIIEGIQMVKGKNISIINLKNRENFICDYFVICNGNSHNQVYAISQSIERTTIKQLQKKPWHIEGLKMREWVLVDYISIVVHVFQKEVRLHYDIESLWNQN; translated from the coding sequence TTGTTGCTAAAAAAAATCATAGAAGGGATTCAAATGGTTAAAGGAAAAAATATATCTATTATAAACTTGAAAAATAGAGAAAATTTTATTTGTGATTATTTTGTCATTTGTAACGGTAATTCTCATAATCAAGTTTATGCCATTTCACAATCTATAGAAAGAACTACAATTAAACAATTACAGAAAAAACCTTGGCATATAGAAGGATTAAAAATGAGAGAGTGGGTATTGGTAGATTATATTTCTATTGTAGTCCATGTTTTTCAAAAAGAAGTAAGATTGCATTATGATATAGAAAGTCTTTGGAATCAAAACTAA
- a CDS encoding biotin--[acetyl-CoA-carboxylase] ligase has product MNQTKGIGVSNNLWYTEKGKNLTFSIIFRPINSFPVNKKYMINVITSNAIHKTLLKIIKKNFWIKWPNDIISCSKKIGGILIENSIFLKKIHTSIIGIGLNVHQTKFEKEWNASSLKKIFNMNFELDHLFYNIIYSIQKEYSLFMIHGENFVREYYINHLYLKDKISLFYIYKINNFVKGTIRSITDEGFLIIEFNNKFYSFCQKEIKFIE; this is encoded by the coding sequence ATGAATCAAACTAAAGGAATAGGAGTGAGTAATAATTTATGGTACACGGAAAAAGGTAAAAACTTAACTTTCAGTATCATTTTTAGACCTATCAATTCTTTTCCAGTCAATAAAAAATACATGATCAATGTTATCACAAGCAATGCTATTCATAAAACTTTATTAAAAATAATAAAAAAAAATTTTTGGATTAAATGGCCTAACGATATTATTTCATGCAGTAAAAAAATAGGAGGTATTTTAATAGAAAATAGTATTTTTCTAAAAAAAATTCATACTTCTATTATTGGAATCGGTTTAAATGTTCATCAAACAAAGTTTGAAAAAGAATGGAATGCTTCTTCTTTGAAGAAAATTTTTAATATGAATTTTGAATTAGACCATCTTTTTTATAACATTATATATTCTATTCAAAAAGAATATTCTCTTTTTATGATTCACGGAGAAAATTTTGTACGAGAATATTATATCAATCATCTTTATTTGAAAGATAAAATTTCTCTTTTTTATATTTACAAAATAAATAATTTTGTTAAAGGAACAATACGATCTATAACAGATGAAGGTTTTCTAATCATTGAATTCAACAATAAATTTTATTCTTTCTGTCAAAAAGAAATCAAATTTATTGAATAA